The genome window GCCGCAAGATTTGGAACTTAAAGGGCGGCTGAAACCCAAGGTAGAAAAAGCCACAGggtctgctgctgcgaagAAACGGGATCGAAGCACGACCTCCTCAAGAAGCCGCGGAAGGTCCGTAGTATCTCGCGATGAGGAATCTGTTGCTGAGGTTGGAAACGTGCCTCTTGAAAAAATCAAGCATGAGTTGCCAGGTACACCGACTAATATCCAAGAGCCGCCAGAATTAGAGGGTCGTGCCAGTGGAGCCCGAAAAGGCGCTGCGGCCTTGCCTCAGACCGAAGAACGTCCAGGACGAGGAAGGCCGAAACGCAAGCGGGGTATCAGTGACgctccagagccagagccagtACCAACTGAGCCTATCCGGCCGGAATCGACACAGTCTGCATCGTTCGTGTTGTGTCCGCGTAACTTTCCTAGAACCGGGGCACCTATTATGAATGATGTGACCATGCATAAGCATGCCTCAATATTTGCAAAGCCGCTGGCAGAACGAGATGCACCTGGGTATAGAGATCTCATATATCGACCGCAAGACTTGAAATCCATTaagtcgtccatccatcaaGGCAGTAGAGCTGTGGCTGCAGCTACGGAAGCTGCCAGCACGCCCGCTGCAGATGGAGAGTCCCCGGCTCCCAATGCAGGCACGACGTCCAAGAACGCTGTTCTAGTGCTTCCAAAGACTGAAGACGTGATTCCTCCTAAGGCCATAGTCAACTCGGCACAGTTGGAGAAAGAATTGATTCGCATGTTCGCTAACGCCGTCATGTTCAATCCCATTCCGCAACGTGGGTTCGGACCTGCCTTCCCCATGATCAGCGATGGTGGGTCGCGAGAGAGCACGCAAGTTCCCGAACCGGATGAAGGAggcatcatcaaagacactCTGGAGATGTTCGAAGATGTCGAGCAAGCGGTAACGAGATGGCGGGCGGCGGAACGCACTGCTGACGAACTAGCGAGCAAGAGCATCTTATCCCTTCGAAGAGGTAGCACGAGCGATTTGAACACGGATAGCGCAGATGAAGTCAAGGGGCCATGACATGTTGTTGGAACGAATTGAAAGTTAATGGACGAAATGTATGATTAGCGGGAAGAGACCAGCCTTCACCAGAAAGGCCATCTTGTATGTGTAGAATATTTTTGCCAGAGCGCTGTTACAAGCCAGCCGAAGGCATCATGAAATCAATCTAAAGGAAATACGAACGATTCCACGAAGCATTATTGTCAAGACGTCTGGGCATTCGGCACAACATTTCagtcttcttgtttctcatgaagatcatctttTTGGATATCGTAacctctttttctttcgtGGACGGAAACTGACTATCAAGCAGCCCCCTGTAAAGCTTGCTGAGGCTTTGTTCTCCCTAGTCCCTCTTTAGCATAGAAATCCATTGGATATACACCGCTGTTCGCGCTATCCCAGTGCTCCCTCACACCCAACGCAATCAACGCCTCATAGGGCGTCAGAAGCGGTCGCGGGAATGCATAGCCCCAATCGATACTCAACCTGGGGCAAGCGATCTGCACCCAGCATTCGACATCCGACATGGACGCCAACTTTCCGGGAAAGATCTCGCTAAGAAGCAAGTTGACGAAGGGGATACCACGCTCGTTGAGGTGGTTCTCGATCATGGCCATGGTGTTCGGGTTTCCTTGCCGGCCGAGCGAGCCTAGGATGATGCCCCATTTTTTGGCTGATTTGGCAGTGTTGATGGCGTCTCGGCGGAGGGCATGCATCTCGTCGTGGGAGTAGGTCTCGCGGGAGAGAGTGCGGGAGTACGGGTCGTAGCGGTATGCAGGGATGGTAGGGTTGTGAATCATGGCGGATTCGAGGTGGAAGCGGCCATCACCGAGGTAGAGGAGGATATCGATCTCGGTGGGGGAGAGTTGCGGTGAGGTACAGCCTAGGATCTCGCCTTTGGACAGCGGTGCGATTTGCGGGATGACGACTTTGAATCCGGCGCGTTCAAGCACGGGTTTGAGGCCGTGAAGTGTTGCGTTGAATTGGATCGTGCCGACGGTTGCGATGGTCTTTCCTGGCTGGAAGTTGCGTTCTAACGTAGCAATCAAATGAGAGGTGTC of Aspergillus fumigatus Af293 chromosome 2, whole genome shotgun sequence contains these proteins:
- the dph1 gene encoding 2-(3-amino-3-carboxypropyl)histidine synthase, with translation MTEPLLSSAAPEMKMEETSSSSNLRQPKKRFVGRRTADAHAQKDASISSKDVESTSVQRVAPRRNPRTLNQVPPEILDDPEIQAAIELLPKNYSFEIPKTIHRIRTSGAKRVALQFPEGLLIFATTISDILTQFCPGTETLIMGDVTYGACCIDDYTARALGCDLLVHYAHSCLIPVDVTQIKTLYIFVDISIDTSHLIATLERNFQPGKTIATVGTIQFNATLHGLKPVLERAGFKVVIPQIAPLSKGEILGCTSPQLSPTEIDILLYLGDGRFHLESAMIHNPTIPAYRYDPYSRTLSRETYSHDEMHALRRDAINTAKSAKKWGIILGSLGRQGNPNTMAMIENHLNERGIPFVNLLLSEIFPGKLASMSDVECWVQIACPRLSIDWGYAFPRPLLTPYEALIALGVREHWDSANSGVYPMDFYAKEGLGRTKPQQALQGAA